A region of Bacillus cabrialesii DNA encodes the following proteins:
- the lcfB gene encoding long-chain-fatty-acid--CoA ligase LcfB, which yields MNLVSKLEETASEKPDSIACRFKDHMMTYQELNEHIQRFADGLQEAGMEKGDHLALLLGNSPDFIIAFFGALKAGIVVVPINPMYTPTEIGYMLTNGDVKAIVGVDQLLPLYESMHESLPKVELVILCQTGNAEPEASEPEVRMKMTTFAKILRPASAAKQSPALVPDDTAVILYTSGTTGKPKGAMLTHQNLYSNANDVAGYLGMDEKDNVVCALPMFHVFCLTVCMNAPLMSGATVLIEPQFSPASVFQLVKLRQATIFAGVPTMYNYLFQHEDGKRDDFSSIRLCISGGAAMPVALLTAFEEKFGVTILEGYGLSEASPVTCFNPFDRGRKPGSIGTSILHVENKVVDPLGRELPDHQVGELIVRGPNVMKGYYNMPMETKHALKDGWLYTGDLARRDEDGYFYIVDRKKDMIIVGGYNVYPREVEEVLYSHPDVKEAVVIGVPDAQSGEAVKGYVVPKRSGATEADIMEHCEKHLAKYKRPAAITFLDDIPKNATGKMLRRALRDILPQ from the coding sequence ATGAATCTCGTTTCGAAATTGGAAGAGACAGCATCTGAGAAGCCCGACAGCATCGCATGCAGGTTTAAGGATCACATGATGACGTATCAGGAGCTGAATGAACACATTCAGCGATTTGCGGACGGCCTTCAGGAAGCCGGTATGGAGAAAGGGGACCATCTAGCTTTGCTGCTCGGCAATTCGCCTGATTTTATCATCGCGTTTTTTGGTGCGTTAAAGGCTGGGATTGTGGTGGTGCCTATCAATCCGATGTACACGCCGACAGAAATCGGTTATATGCTGACAAATGGCGATGTAAAGGCGATCGTAGGCGTTGATCAGCTTTTGCCGCTTTATGAAAGCATGCATGAATCACTGCCGAAGGTTGAGCTCGTCATTTTATGCCAGACGGGAAATGCCGAGCCCGAAGCTTCAGAGCCAGAGGTCAGAATGAAAATGACAACGTTTGCAAAAATATTGCGTCCGGCATCCGCCGCTAAACAAAGCCCGGCGCTTGTCCCTGACGATACCGCGGTGATTTTATATACGTCGGGAACGACTGGAAAACCGAAAGGCGCGATGCTGACTCATCAGAATTTGTACAGCAATGCCAACGATGTCGCCGGTTATTTGGGAATGGATGAGAAGGACAATGTAGTCTGCGCTCTTCCTATGTTTCACGTGTTTTGTTTAACCGTCTGCATGAATGCCCCGCTGATGAGCGGCGCAACTGTCTTGATAGAACCTCAATTCAGTCCGGCATCTGTTTTTCAGCTTGTTAAGCTGCGGCAGGCGACCATTTTTGCCGGCGTGCCTACGATGTATAATTACTTGTTTCAGCATGAAGACGGAAAGAGAGATGATTTTTCTTCCATCCGGCTGTGCATTTCGGGAGGCGCGGCCATGCCAGTCGCGCTCTTGACCGCATTTGAAGAAAAATTCGGCGTGACCATTTTGGAAGGCTACGGGCTCTCGGAAGCATCACCCGTGACGTGCTTTAACCCGTTTGACAGGGGCAGAAAGCCGGGATCTATCGGGACAAGTATATTGCATGTTGAAAACAAAGTCGTAGATCCGCTCGGACGCGAGCTGCCCGATCATCAGGTCGGCGAATTGATCGTGAGGGGCCCCAATGTGATGAAAGGCTATTACAACATGCCGATGGAAACAAAGCATGCGTTAAAAGACGGATGGCTTTATACAGGGGACTTGGCAAGACGGGATGAGGACGGCTATTTTTACATTGTTGACCGGAAAAAGGACATGATCATTGTAGGAGGATACAACGTCTATCCGCGTGAGGTGGAGGAAGTGCTGTACAGCCATCCTGATGTTAAGGAGGCGGTTGTCATCGGTGTGCCGGACGCCCAAAGCGGGGAAGCGGTAAAGGGATATGTTGTGCCGAAGCGCTCTGGCGCAACAGAGGCGGACATCATGGAGCACTGTGAAAAACATCTCGCAAAATACAAACGGCCTGCCGCCATTACGTTTCTTGATGACATTCCGAAAAATGCGACAGGGAAAATGCTCAGACGGGCGCTGAGGGATATTTTGCCTCAATAA
- a CDS encoding GNAT family N-acetyltransferase, whose amino-acid sequence MNIRQANTSDIASIVPLFNQYREFYKQASDPQGAEAFLKARLEHHESIILIAEEDGEFIGFTQLYPTFSSVSMQRIYILNDLFVAPHARTKGAGGQLLSAAKDFAVENGASRLSLQTEHHNLAARSLYEQNGYEEDTAFVHYRLNVPAK is encoded by the coding sequence ATGAACATTCGCCAAGCAAACACATCAGATATAGCATCCATCGTACCGCTGTTTAACCAGTATCGGGAATTTTATAAGCAGGCGTCCGATCCACAAGGGGCGGAGGCTTTTTTGAAAGCGCGCCTGGAACACCACGAATCTATTATTTTGATCGCTGAAGAAGATGGAGAATTTATAGGTTTTACCCAGCTCTATCCAACGTTTTCTTCTGTGTCCATGCAAAGAATCTACATATTAAATGACTTATTCGTCGCTCCTCATGCGCGAACAAAGGGAGCCGGCGGGCAGCTGCTGTCTGCCGCAAAGGATTTTGCTGTGGAAAACGGGGCAAGTCGTTTATCGCTTCAGACTGAACATCATAACCTGGCGGCAAGAAGCTTATATGAGCAAAACGGCTATGAAGAGGATACTGCATTTGTCCATTATCGTCTCAATGTGCCGGCCAAGTGA
- the lplJ gene encoding lipoate--protein ligase LplJ: MLFIDNQNINDPRINLAIEEYCVKHLDPKQPYLLFYVNQPSIIIGKNQNTIEEINTKYVEENGIIVVRRLSGGGAVYHDLGNLNFSFITKDDGDSFHNFKKFTEPVIQALHQLGVQAELSGRNDIVVDGRKISGNAQFATKGRIFSHGTLMFDSAIDHVVSALKVKKDKIESKGIKSIRSRVANISEFLDDKMTTEEFRSHLLRHIFNTNDIQNVPEYKLTEKDWEVIHQISKERYQNWDWNYGRSPKFNLNHSKRYPIGSIDLRLEVKKGKIEDCKIFGDFFGVGDVSEVENLLVGKQYERSVIADVLEDVNLKHYFGNITKEDFLDLIY, encoded by the coding sequence ATGTTATTTATAGACAATCAAAATATCAATGATCCGCGGATCAATCTTGCTATCGAGGAGTACTGTGTAAAGCATTTAGATCCCAAACAGCCGTATTTGCTCTTTTATGTGAACCAGCCGTCTATTATCATTGGGAAAAACCAAAATACAATAGAAGAAATCAATACAAAATATGTAGAGGAAAACGGGATTATCGTCGTCCGCCGTTTATCAGGCGGAGGCGCTGTGTATCATGATCTGGGGAACTTGAACTTCAGCTTTATCACAAAGGATGACGGGGACAGCTTTCATAACTTTAAAAAGTTCACTGAGCCGGTGATCCAGGCTTTGCACCAGCTTGGGGTTCAAGCGGAATTAAGCGGCCGCAACGACATTGTAGTGGATGGCCGGAAAATATCCGGAAACGCCCAGTTTGCGACAAAAGGACGCATTTTCAGCCACGGCACCCTCATGTTTGATTCAGCCATTGATCATGTTGTGTCAGCATTAAAGGTGAAAAAGGATAAAATTGAATCAAAGGGCATCAAGTCGATCAGAAGCCGAGTGGCAAACATCAGTGAGTTTCTCGATGATAAAATGACCACAGAAGAATTCCGCAGCCATTTGCTTCGCCACATTTTTAACACAAATGACATTCAAAACGTGCCGGAGTATAAGCTGACGGAAAAAGATTGGGAGGTCATTCATCAAATTTCGAAAGAGCGCTATCAGAATTGGGATTGGAACTACGGCCGCTCGCCGAAATTTAACCTCAATCACTCCAAACGCTATCCGATCGGGTCGATAGACTTGCGTCTGGAAGTCAAGAAAGGCAAAATTGAGGACTGCAAAATCTTCGGAGATTTCTTCGGTGTCGGTGATGTATCTGAAGTTGAAAACCTGCTGGTCGGAAAACAATACGAACGCAGCGTCATCGCTGATGTGCTGGAAGATGTGAATCTCAAGCATTACTTTGGGAACATTACGAAAGAGGATTTCCTTGATCTGATTTATTAA
- a CDS encoding SDR family oxidoreductase yields the protein MKVFLIGANGQIGQRLVSLFQDNPDHSVRAMVRKEEQKASLEAAGAEAVLANLEGSPEEIAAAAKGCDAIIFTAGSGGSTGYDKTLLVDLDGAAKAVEAADIAGIKRFIMVSALQAHNRENWNESLKPYYAAKHYADKILEASGLTYTIIRPGGLRNEPGTGTVSAAADLERRSISREDVAKTVIASLDETNTENRAFDLTEGDTPIAEALKKL from the coding sequence ATGAAGGTGTTTTTAATCGGAGCGAACGGACAAATCGGACAAAGACTTGTTTCTTTATTCCAAGACAATCCTGATCATTCCGTCAGAGCAATGGTTAGAAAAGAAGAGCAGAAAGCGTCTCTCGAAGCTGCCGGTGCAGAAGCTGTGCTTGCGAATCTTGAAGGCAGTCCGGAAGAAATCGCCGCCGCGGCAAAAGGCTGCGACGCGATTATTTTCACAGCGGGTTCAGGCGGCAGCACAGGTTATGATAAAACGCTGCTGGTTGATCTGGATGGAGCGGCAAAAGCCGTTGAAGCCGCGGACATCGCGGGAATCAAACGGTTTATCATGGTAAGCGCCCTGCAAGCCCACAACCGTGAAAATTGGAATGAATCACTTAAACCTTATTATGCGGCCAAGCATTATGCTGATAAAATTTTGGAAGCAAGCGGTTTAACCTATACGATTATCCGTCCGGGAGGCCTTCGCAATGAGCCTGGAACGGGAACTGTTTCAGCAGCCGCCGATTTGGAGCGGAGATCCATTTCCCGTGAGGACGTTGCGAAAACGGTCATTGCCTCTTTGGATGAAACCAATACGGAAAATCGGGCCTTTGACCTGACAGAAGGAGATACACCGATTGCCGAAGCATTGAAGAAACTATAA
- the yhfH gene encoding protein YhfH: MLGKITEFFRNLPSKKCAECGKKIEEQHECYGNICNDCIKVNDL, encoded by the coding sequence ATGCTGGGGAAAATCACAGAATTTTTTAGAAACCTGCCTTCGAAAAAGTGCGCGGAATGCGGAAAGAAGATAGAAGAGCAACATGAGTGTTATGGTAATATCTGCAATGACTGTATAAAAGTAAACGATTTGTAA
- a CDS encoding MBL fold metallo-hydrolase, giving the protein MKVTVIGCYGGFPAANEATSGYLFQSGDYSLLVDCGSAVLSKLFGYVLAEKLDAVILSHYHHDHIADIGPLQFAKQVGSFLGKGEHTLPIYGHDADLEQFQKLTYKTHTKGIAYQPDQPLAAGPFTITFLKTIHPVTCYAMRITDGSHTVVYTADSSYQDSFIPFSENADLLISECNFYADQDGTSAGHMNSLEAGRIAKEAGAGELLLTHLPHFGVHDNLRKEAKTVFNGKVNIATSGFVWEG; this is encoded by the coding sequence ATGAAAGTTACAGTTATCGGATGCTATGGCGGTTTTCCGGCCGCAAATGAAGCGACGTCGGGCTATTTGTTTCAGTCAGGTGATTATTCTCTGCTTGTCGATTGCGGCAGTGCCGTATTATCTAAGCTGTTCGGATATGTGCTGGCGGAAAAGCTGGATGCGGTCATTCTGTCTCATTATCACCATGACCATATCGCCGACATCGGACCGCTGCAATTTGCCAAGCAAGTCGGTTCGTTTCTCGGCAAAGGAGAGCATACGCTTCCGATTTACGGACATGATGCTGATCTAGAACAGTTTCAAAAGCTTACATATAAAACACATACGAAAGGGATTGCCTATCAGCCGGATCAGCCGCTGGCTGCCGGTCCGTTTACGATCACCTTTTTAAAAACGATTCACCCGGTGACGTGCTATGCCATGCGGATTACTGACGGCAGCCATACTGTCGTATATACCGCTGATTCCAGCTATCAGGATTCATTTATTCCGTTTTCGGAAAATGCCGATTTATTGATCTCAGAATGCAATTTTTATGCCGATCAAGACGGGACAAGCGCAGGGCATATGAACAGCCTGGAAGCCGGGCGAATTGCAAAAGAAGCGGGAGCGGGAGAGCTGCTGCTGACGCATTTGCCGCATTTCGGCGTGCATGACAATCTTCGCAAAGAAGCGAAAACCGTTTTTAACGGCAAAGTAAATATTGCGACATCAGGTTTTGTGTGGGAAGGATAA
- a CDS encoding M48 family metallopeptidase, with the protein MRKWIAAAGLAYVLYGLFFYWYFFLSGDSAVPEAVKGTQADPASFMKPSELAVAEQYSNVKNFLFFIGIPLDWFLFFVLLISGVSKKIKKWMEAAVPFRFLQIIGFVFVLSLITTLVTLPLDWIGYQVSLDYNISTQTAASWAKDLVIDFWISFPIFTLCVLVFYWLIKRHEKKWWLYAWLLTVPFSLFLFFIQPVIIDPLYNDFYPLKNKELESKILELAEEANIPANQVYEVNMSEKTNALNAYVTGIGANKRIVLWDTTLNKLDDSEILFIMGHEMGHYVMKHVYIGLAGYLVVSLAGFYIIDKLYKRTVRFTRSMFHLEGRHDLAALPVLLLLVSVLSFAVTPFSNAVSRYQENKADQYGIELTENREAAVKTFQDLAVTGLSQVNPPELVKIFRGSHPSIMERIQRAEKEENAPEHPASEQDADK; encoded by the coding sequence ATGCGCAAGTGGATTGCGGCAGCAGGGCTTGCTTACGTGCTGTACGGGCTGTTTTTTTATTGGTATTTTTTCCTGTCCGGTGATTCCGCAGTACCGGAGGCTGTGAAAGGGACTCAGGCTGATCCGGCTTCTTTCATGAAGCCGTCTGAATTGGCAGTGGCCGAGCAGTATTCGAATGTAAAGAATTTTTTATTTTTTATCGGCATTCCTCTTGATTGGTTCCTATTCTTTGTATTGCTGATCAGCGGCGTTTCGAAGAAAATCAAGAAATGGATGGAAGCGGCCGTGCCTTTTCGGTTTTTGCAGATCATTGGTTTTGTGTTTGTGCTTTCGCTGATCACAACTTTGGTGACACTGCCTTTAGATTGGATAGGCTATCAAGTCTCGCTTGACTACAACATTTCCACACAGACAGCGGCCAGCTGGGCTAAGGATCTGGTCATAGACTTTTGGATCAGCTTTCCGATCTTTACGCTTTGCGTTCTCGTGTTTTATTGGCTGATCAAAAGGCATGAAAAAAAATGGTGGTTATACGCCTGGCTGTTAACAGTGCCGTTCTCGCTGTTTCTGTTTTTTATTCAGCCGGTCATTATCGATCCTTTATACAATGATTTTTATCCGTTGAAAAACAAAGAGCTCGAAAGCAAAATTTTAGAGCTGGCAGAAGAAGCTAATATTCCGGCTAATCAAGTATATGAAGTGAATATGTCTGAAAAAACAAATGCGCTTAACGCCTATGTCACAGGAATCGGGGCCAACAAACGGATTGTATTGTGGGATACGACGCTGAACAAACTTGATGATTCAGAAATTCTCTTTATTATGGGCCACGAAATGGGCCATTATGTCATGAAGCACGTCTATATCGGACTGGCTGGCTATTTGGTCGTGTCGCTCGCCGGATTTTATATCATTGATAAGCTTTACAAGCGGACGGTCCGCTTTACCCGCAGCATGTTTCATTTGGAGGGACGGCATGACCTTGCAGCGCTGCCGGTGTTATTGCTTTTGGTGTCCGTTTTGAGCTTTGCGGTCACGCCTTTTTCTAATGCCGTCTCGCGTTATCAAGAGAATAAGGCTGACCAGTATGGGATCGAACTGACGGAAAACAGAGAAGCCGCTGTCAAAACGTTTCAGGATTTGGCCGTGACGGGACTGAGCCAGGTCAATCCTCCGGAGCTTGTTAAAATATTCAGAGGCAGCCATCCCTCGATTATGGAACGGATTCAACGAGCGGAAAAAGAAGAGAATGCGCCAGAACATCCTGCCTCAGAACAGGATGCTGACAAATAA
- a CDS encoding ASCH domain-containing protein, protein MKIYELKSTFGWEGDDGLGEQLIQQILAGEKTATCAPKSLYSKDELSYVYQTAGELVTVYDKHDNPRCNIIVTDVFETTFGAPDMRLVKGEGNGGRIEEFQEDHRMAWAELIKNGDLELNEDTVLITELFALVQD, encoded by the coding sequence ATGAAGATTTATGAGCTCAAAAGCACATTCGGCTGGGAAGGTGATGACGGCTTGGGGGAACAGCTGATCCAACAAATCCTTGCCGGAGAAAAAACAGCCACGTGCGCGCCGAAATCATTATATTCAAAAGATGAATTGAGCTACGTGTATCAAACAGCGGGGGAGCTTGTTACAGTTTATGATAAACATGACAATCCGCGATGCAATATAATAGTGACAGATGTGTTTGAAACGACCTTTGGAGCGCCTGATATGAGGCTAGTCAAAGGAGAGGGCAACGGCGGCCGAATTGAGGAGTTTCAAGAAGACCATCGGATGGCATGGGCGGAACTGATCAAAAACGGTGATCTGGAGCTGAATGAGGATACGGTTTTGATTACAGAGCTGTTTGCGCTTGTTCAAGACTAA
- the gltT gene encoding glutamate/proton symporter GltT, whose product MKRIKFGLATQIFVGLILGVIVGVIWYGNPALPTYLQPVGDLFLRLIKMIVIPIVVSSLIIGVAGAGNGKQVGKLGFRTILYFEIITTFAIILGLALANIFHPGTGVNIHEAQKSDISQYVETEKEQSNKSVAETFLHIVPTNFFQSLVEGDLLAIICFTVLFALGISAIGERGKPVLAFFEGVSHAMFHVVNLVMKVAPFGVFALIGVTVSKFGLGSLLSLGKLVGLVYVALAFFLIVIFGIVGKIAGISIFKFLAYMKDEILLAFSTSSSETVLPRIMEKMEKIGCPKGIVSFVIPIGYTFNLDGSVLYQSIAALFLAQVYHIDLSLWQQITLVLVLMVTSKGMAAVPGTSFVVLLATLSTIGVPAEGLAFIAGVDRIMDMARTVVNLTGNALAAVVMSKWEGMFNPAKAEAVMSQSKTDQNATISG is encoded by the coding sequence ATGAAAAGAATTAAGTTTGGATTAGCCACACAAATATTCGTTGGACTTATTCTAGGTGTCATTGTTGGCGTCATTTGGTATGGCAACCCAGCATTGCCAACTTACCTGCAGCCAGTCGGGGATCTCTTTTTACGCTTAATCAAAATGATAGTGATTCCTATTGTTGTCTCCAGCTTAATCATCGGTGTAGCCGGTGCAGGAAATGGAAAGCAAGTCGGTAAATTAGGCTTCAGAACGATTCTGTACTTCGAGATCATCACGACTTTTGCCATTATTCTCGGACTAGCCCTTGCAAACATCTTCCATCCGGGTACAGGAGTTAATATACACGAAGCTCAAAAATCAGACATCAGTCAATATGTTGAAACTGAAAAAGAACAAAGCAATAAATCAGTGGCGGAAACGTTCCTGCATATTGTGCCGACAAACTTCTTCCAGTCCTTGGTTGAAGGAGATCTTCTTGCCATCATCTGCTTTACAGTGCTGTTTGCATTGGGAATTTCAGCGATCGGCGAACGCGGCAAGCCTGTATTAGCCTTTTTCGAAGGTGTATCCCATGCCATGTTCCACGTTGTAAACCTTGTGATGAAAGTAGCGCCATTCGGCGTTTTCGCGCTTATCGGAGTGACTGTGTCTAAATTCGGGCTCGGTTCTCTTCTCTCTCTCGGAAAGCTCGTCGGATTGGTTTATGTCGCGCTTGCTTTCTTCTTAATTGTTATTTTCGGGATTGTCGGAAAAATTGCCGGCATCAGCATCTTCAAATTCCTTGCTTACATGAAGGACGAAATCTTACTGGCGTTCAGTACGTCCAGCTCTGAAACAGTTCTTCCGCGAATCATGGAAAAAATGGAGAAAATCGGCTGTCCGAAAGGCATTGTTTCATTTGTGATTCCGATCGGATATACGTTTAACTTAGACGGTTCCGTTCTCTATCAATCTATTGCCGCGCTGTTTTTGGCGCAGGTGTACCACATTGACCTGTCTCTTTGGCAACAAATTACGTTAGTACTTGTGTTAATGGTGACATCTAAAGGGATGGCTGCTGTTCCAGGGACATCTTTTGTCGTATTGCTTGCAACACTAAGCACCATCGGCGTTCCGGCTGAAGGACTTGCCTTTATTGCCGGCGTAGACCGCATCATGGACATGGCACGTACAGTTGTCAACCTGACTGGGAACGCGCTTGCTGCCGTTGTAATGTCTAAATGGGAAGGCATGTTTAACCCTGCGAAAGCAGAGGCAGTTATGTCTCAATCAAAGACTGACCAAAACGCAACCATTTCCGGTTAA
- the aprE gene encoding subtilisin AprE gives MRSKKLWISLLFALTLIFTMAFSNMSAQAAGKSSTEKKYIVGFKQTMSAMSSAKKKDVISEKGGKVQKQFKYVNAATATLDEKAVKELKQDPSVAYVEEDHIAHEYAQSVPYGISQIKAPALHSQGYTGSNVKVAVIDSGIDSSHPDLNVKGGASFVPSETNPYQDGSSHGTHVAGTIAALNNTIGVLGVAPNASLYAVKVLDSTGSGQYSWIINGIEWAISNNMDVINMSLGGPSGSTALKTVVDKAVSSGIVVAAAAGNEGSSGSTSTVGYPAKYPSTIAVGAVNSSNQRASFSSAGSELDVMAPGVSIQSTLPGGTYGAYNGTSMATPHVAGAAALILSKHPTWTNAQVRDRLESTATNLGSSFYYGKGLINVQAAAQ, from the coding sequence GTGAGAAGCAAAAAATTGTGGATCAGCTTGTTGTTTGCGTTAACGTTAATCTTTACGATGGCGTTCAGCAACATGTCTGCGCAGGCTGCCGGAAAAAGCAGTACAGAAAAGAAGTACATTGTTGGATTTAAACAGACAATGAGTGCCATGAGCTCCGCTAAGAAAAAGGATGTTATTTCTGAGAAAGGCGGAAAAGTTCAAAAGCAGTTTAAGTATGTTAACGCAGCCACAGCAACATTGGATGAAAAAGCGGTAAAAGAATTAAAACAAGATCCGAGTGTTGCATATGTGGAAGAAGATCATATTGCACATGAATATGCGCAATCTGTTCCTTACGGCATCTCTCAAATTAAAGCGCCGGCTCTTCACTCTCAAGGCTACACAGGCTCTAATGTAAAAGTAGCTGTTATCGACAGCGGAATTGACTCTTCTCATCCTGACTTAAACGTCAAAGGCGGAGCAAGCTTCGTACCTTCTGAAACAAACCCATATCAGGACGGCAGTTCTCACGGCACACATGTAGCCGGTACGATTGCCGCTCTTAATAACACAATCGGTGTTCTGGGCGTAGCGCCAAACGCATCGTTATATGCGGTAAAAGTTCTTGACTCAACAGGAAGCGGCCAATACAGCTGGATTATTAACGGCATTGAGTGGGCCATTTCCAACAATATGGATGTTATCAACATGAGCCTTGGCGGGCCTTCTGGTTCAACAGCGCTGAAAACAGTGGTTGATAAAGCCGTTTCCAGCGGCATCGTAGTTGCTGCCGCTGCCGGAAACGAAGGTTCATCGGGCAGCACAAGCACAGTCGGCTATCCTGCAAAATATCCTTCTACCATCGCGGTAGGTGCGGTAAACAGCAGCAACCAAAGAGCTTCATTCTCAAGCGCAGGTTCTGAGCTTGATGTGATGGCTCCTGGCGTATCTATCCAAAGCACACTTCCTGGAGGCACTTACGGTGCTTACAACGGAACGTCAATGGCGACTCCTCACGTTGCCGGAGCAGCAGCGTTAATTCTTTCTAAGCACCCGACTTGGACAAACGCGCAAGTCCGCGATCGTTTAGAAAGCACTGCGACAAACCTTGGAAGCTCTTTCTACTATGGAAAAGGGTTAATCAATGTACAAGCAGCTGCACAATAA
- a CDS encoding M42 family metallopeptidase: protein MTSVRKTMELIKELVSIPSPTGNTYEVINYIESLLKEWKVETVRNHKGGLIATLPGRDTSRHRMLTAHVDTLGAMVKEIKADGRLKIDLIGGFRYNSIEGEYCQIETASGKTYTGTILMHQTSVHVYKDAGKAERNQENMEIRLDEPVHCRKDTEELGIGVGDFVSFDPRVEITSSGFIKSRHLDDKASVALLLRLIHQIQTEDIELPYTTHFLISNNEEIGYGGNSNIPPETVEYLAVDMGAIGDGQATDEYSVSICVKDASGPYHYQLRKHLVDIAEKHHIDYKLDIYPYYGSDASAAIKAGHDIVHGLIGPGIDASHAFERTHKTSLRHTAKLLYYYVQSPMV, encoded by the coding sequence ATGACGTCCGTACGTAAAACGATGGAGCTCATTAAAGAACTTGTATCGATCCCTAGCCCGACAGGAAATACATATGAGGTGATCAATTATATTGAAAGCCTTTTAAAAGAATGGAAGGTAGAAACGGTTCGGAACCATAAGGGCGGCTTAATTGCAACGCTTCCCGGTCGCGACACATCCCGGCACCGCATGCTTACAGCGCACGTTGATACCCTCGGGGCTATGGTAAAAGAAATTAAAGCTGACGGCCGGCTGAAAATCGATTTGATCGGCGGCTTCCGATACAATTCGATTGAGGGGGAGTATTGCCAAATTGAAACCGCCTCGGGAAAGACGTATACAGGCACCATTTTAATGCATCAAACGTCTGTGCACGTTTACAAGGACGCGGGAAAAGCTGAACGGAATCAAGAGAATATGGAGATCCGCCTTGATGAGCCTGTTCACTGCCGGAAAGATACGGAGGAGCTTGGCATTGGAGTCGGAGATTTTGTATCATTTGATCCCCGCGTCGAGATCACATCTAGCGGATTTATTAAATCACGCCATTTGGATGACAAAGCAAGCGTTGCCTTATTGCTCCGCTTAATCCACCAAATTCAGACAGAAGACATTGAACTGCCGTATACAACTCATTTTCTCATTTCCAATAATGAAGAGATCGGATACGGCGGGAATTCGAATATTCCTCCTGAAACGGTCGAATATTTGGCGGTTGACATGGGGGCGATCGGTGACGGGCAGGCGACAGATGAATATTCAGTATCAATCTGTGTAAAGGATGCGAGCGGGCCGTATCATTACCAGCTGAGAAAGCATTTAGTTGATATAGCCGAGAAGCATCATATTGACTATAAGCTTGATATTTATCCGTATTATGGGTCGGATGCGTCGGCAGCAATCAAAGCCGGGCATGATATTGTGCATGGCCTCATCGGGCCGGGAATTGACGCGTCGCATGCATTTGAACGCACCCATAAAACATCTCTTCGCCATACGGCTAAGCTTCTGTACTATTATGTACAGTCACCAATGGTTTAA